Below is a genomic region from Ferribacterium limneticum.
ATCTTTTCTGATGGGCCTGATTTAGGGTCTTCCTTCTTCCTCCTACTGGCCCTCATCGTTGCCCGCAGTGTTGCCTTGTCAGTGTTCAGTTTTTTTGCCTGTTCGACCAGCGAGGCAATCAATGCTTCATCTTCTTCCGACATCTCGACAGGTTCCATTGGTTCGCCTACCAATGTGCTGTCAAAGCAATCCGGCAACCCTAAGCTGTCCATACTTTTTTTCCTTACCTTTACGATTAATCACTGGTTCAGGTTAAGCACCTGAAATCCTTATAGCTCTGCCGTGTCATTGGTCGGATCAGGGAGTGGGGGATAGTCGAGAGTAGTGAGGTCGTCGAGATCGTGAAAAACGGGGGTGGGCTGGGTATGGGATGCTGCGTCGGAAACCACCATAATGGGGCGGCAGGTTGGGAAGAGGTCGGCAGGGGAAGAAGTAATTAGAGAGCGATTTCCTGAGGTGTTATCAGAGATGCATTCCGGTCCGAGATTAGAACCTGGGTTTTCCTCGTATTGGCGCGGGGTTTCGGGCGGTTGATGAGATGCGAATTCTGGCTGGCTGCCGACCACGCTAGACTTCTCAAGACAGGCCGAATTTCCGCAAGCGATGATGGCGGATTTGGCTGCTTTGCCACGTCCTGCGGGTGTCTGCCACCGCTCGGTTAATTTCCGCAGCCGGCCACGCGCAATCTCGTTTAGCGGGCTGGCTTTGGTGCCATTCTTGTTTAGGCGGGTGCCGCCCTTTTTGCGGTTGATCTTGGTCAGATCGCCACCGTCGCCAATGATGTTGCCGAGACATATCTGGCGCTCTGCAATCTGACGCTCAAAGTCGGTCTGTGGCTCGTCAAACCGCCGGAATCGGAAATAGTTGCTCAGGTCGGCGAAATTGAAGCCAGCGAGGTCGTCGAGGCTCTGCGCTGGGCAAGCCCTACTCTGCAACCGGATTTCAAGCCGTGCCCGGCATTGATCTTCAGGAAGCTCTTGCCCGTTATCGGTGATCTTCAAATATCCATGCTGGAAGCGGTCGGCATCCCCGTTAGCGATGCCGATCTGGAACCCCTCAACGAGCGCCTGTATCAGTTCCCTGTGTGATCCAATGGCCCGCGTCTCGTTCTTCAGCCTGTAGATGCGTGGATGATTTGACGAAACCAGATTGATGCCCTTCAGGAAGTGCGAAACCATCCCGGCAAGTTCTTCGAGAGCGACGGTAACGCCCTTCTTGGCGTAGGCATCAAGCGCCACCTCGATACCCAGCACCTTGATTACGGCGGCAGGGTCGAGACGATCCTGAATGGTGTCGAGCGCAGACTTGATCGCCACGAAGCGTTCCGGCGCTTGGATACGGACAGCAAAGCGCGTAGTCGTCGTATTCTTGCGGTTCTCAGGGTATTTCTCGCCGGTCTGTGGATTGATGCCGTGCGCGTGCGAAAACAGGCCCGCTCCCGCTGTGTGCAGATGCTTGGCTTGCGTCGGCTTCATGGTACGAACTTCGAGTTCGACCCAATCAACGACGGCAACGAAACGGAACCTGCAATAATCCATGTGCATTTTCTATTTTGCCGCCGCGTGGTCTTTACCCGCTGGCAGCTTTATTTTTTGTCAGTCACGAATGACTGAATTACCAAGACAACCGGGAAAAGCACAACCTTTCCCGGTGATCCTGTTACATGGCTTCGACGACTATCGTCTGACCTTGCAAGTCATTAACCAGCACAAACGACACGCCCGCAGCACTGGTGCCGATATGAACGACGGCATGCCCTATGTCGTGGGTGTGCTCGATGCTCGCGGTTTCGAGATAATCAGCAGTTTCCTGCATGGTCATGGTCTTCATGGGTACATCTCCTTTAGGTTGATGGGCGGAACCGCCGCCCGTCGGTTTAGTGAATCGTCACTGGCTTGGCCTTGCGATGCTTCCAGCACCGCTCATCTAGCAAGTCGATTTCCACCTCGACCGTCTGATAAGAAATCCCTTTCCGGGCTTCTGGGATCAGTAACCGAACTTCCTTGATGAACTCAATAACTGAGGCCGGTTGATAGATTGGGCGACCGCAGCCGGCAGCCATAACACCCAATGGTAATAAGCGAAGCCCCGCAATATCTGTTTTCTCGGCCCTCATGTCAGCAAGACAGTCTGACCAATCACGGATTGGCCCAAGTTCCCGACGAAGCAAATACGAGACCTCGGAAGACCGCATTCCTTTCAGTTTCATTCGCAGTCTTTCGTATGCACGAGCATCAGGGAAGGCCATCCCTTCATGCCGTTCTCAATCCACAGGCAGGGCTGGTCGGCTTCGTCGCGCCCGGCATGAACCTTGAAACCGCCCATGTCTTCAGTCCCCCACACTTCGCCGAGACGCATGAACTCTGAAAGCTCCTGATCGTCCATCATGGCTGAGTAGCTAAGCATGGGATGACGGTCAGCAACGCTGTCAAGGGAAGCGCGTGGCGCGTTAATCGTTCCAGCCAAGAGTTCGCTCATGACAATTTCCCGGATAGCAGCAGTCACGTTCTCATCAGCGGGAATCTGCGCTATCACGGTGGCGCACCATTGTTGCCAAGTCTGGCTTGCATTGCCTGCCAGCCATTCAACAGCTTGCCATGTTGGAGCATCCAGCCTCACCGGCTGGCGCTTACCTTGCCCAAGCGGAACCATTTTCAGAATAGGATCGGTCATTACAAAATGTCTCGTTATTAAGTTGGAGCAACTGTATCACTTAGTATTCACTTGCGCCATATAAGATGCACATGTAAAATGTGTCACATCTAAACGGTCATTTAGTTGTGACACAACAAGGGAAAAACATGAAGCCAGCCGTCATTTACCGCCGCGTATCGACCAACGAACAAGGTAAGAGCGGTTTGGGTCTAGAGGGGCAAGCGGCAGCACTAGGCTGCTTTTGTGAATCAGAGGGTTTTGAGGTAGTTGCCGAGTTTCAGGACATTGCCAGCGGAAAGCTACCGATTGAGGCCCGTCCCGGCCTTGCTGCTGCTCTGGAAAAGGCACGTAAGCTACGCTGTCCGGTGATCGTCGCCAAGCTGGATCGCCTGTCCCGTGATGTAGCATTTATCTCTGGCCTGATGGCTCGTGGCGTGCCGTTCATAGTCGCAGAGCTTGGCGTTGATACTGACCCATTCATCCTGCACCTGTTTGCAGCCTTGAGCGAGAAAGAGCGCCGCATGATCGGAGAGCGGACGAAAGCTGCCCTACGGGTCAAAAAGGAAGCAGGGGCATTGCTGGGGAATCGAACCAACCTTGCCGCTGCCCGTATCAAGGCTGGCGAAGCCAAGACAGCCGCTTCCCGTGCTTTTGCCGAACGTGTTCGCCCTGAGATTCAAAGGATGCAGGCCAGCGGAGAGAGCTTGAACAAGATCGCCGCTCGTTTGAACGCGGTGGGAGTTCCGACCGCCCGCAATGGCTCATGGACAGCAAAGGCAGTCGGCAGGGTGCTTTCAGCCTAGACTGAAAGTACAACAATGACTAGGCGGAGAAGGGCCAGCTAGCGAACATACGGGTTGCCCGTATCAAAACCTGATGAGCCACGAGTGACATAAGGATTACCAGTGTCAAAGGATGACTCTCGCCGTCGCTGATCGTATGAGCTATCGTGACCCGTGTGGCTATTGCGTTGCCTTTCTTGTTCCTCTACGCGCGCCCGCGTGTCTTGATACTCGCGCTCACGAGCATTGAACTTCTCACAGTTCGATCCCCTGCACACGTGACGCCCATCGCCTAGATAAATGATCTTGTCTTTTGCACATACGTGGCAGGATATGGCGATAAGGGACGCAGCGGCAATCAGCTTTTTCATCAAATTAGAAATGCCAAGTTGAATTGCAATTTACGCAATGTGCTTCTGTGACCGCATCTTTCCTAGAAAGTCCTGTGGCAAGTAGCGAGACCCCTCCTGTCAGAATAGCTCCCGTTGCTTTTGCACCACTAATCCCAGCTTTCTTTTTGATTGGCTTGGTTAAGACTTTTCCTTTTTCTTGGCAATGCGGGCAAACAAACGCTGGCTGCGGTGTTCCATAAAGAGTGACGTCAGTTGGCGTAATTGAGCCATCTGTGATCCCGCTCTGATTAAGTTTGTATTTAGCATCAACATCGGAAAGCCAAAACATGAAAACCAAAACGACAACAACAACAAAGACCCAGCCCCAGAATCCCATACATCCCCCATGCGTCTAGAAAAGGAGCCATGATCATACAATGAAAGCATATGTCACGATTAGTGCGTGGCCGATAAGAATACGCTGACTCAAAGTTCTAGGGGTGACGACATCATCCCTCAGAGCGCGATTTGGGCAGCGAGTGCGAGAGCTACGGAAAGCAACCGGACTTTCGCAAGAAGCGTTTGCCGACAAG
It encodes:
- a CDS encoding CopG family antitoxin, with the translated sequence MDSLGLPDCFDSTLVGEPMEPVEMSEEDEALIASLVEQAKKLNTDKATLRATMRASRRKKEDPKSGPSEKISIRLPRPLLTMLRQQARLLGIPYQTYIKTMLHDVAIR
- a CDS encoding recombinase family protein, with protein sequence MKPAVIYRRVSTNEQGKSGLGLEGQAAALGCFCESEGFEVVAEFQDIASGKLPIEARPGLAAALEKARKLRCPVIVAKLDRLSRDVAFISGLMARGVPFIVAELGVDTDPFILHLFAALSEKERRMIGERTKAALRVKKEAGALLGNRTNLAAARIKAGEAKTAASRAFAERVRPEIQRMQASGESLNKIAARLNAVGVPTARNGSWTAKAVGRVLSA